Proteins encoded together in one Argiope bruennichi chromosome 1, qqArgBrue1.1, whole genome shotgun sequence window:
- the LOC129962054 gene encoding pneumococcal serine-rich repeat protein-like gives MMWFTTVAFLLCLLGAVSSQSVAVTAVPSVFSNPNLASGFLQCLTFGIGNSPAFPTQEQQDLDALAQVILNAVSSNTGATASARAQALSTALASSLTDLLIAESAKSNYSNQLSELTGILSDCFIQTTGSDNPAFVSRIQSLISVLSQNADVNIISSAGIPSVSGRSGASGGFSNAASQSASSAASQASASSFAQASSASLAASSSFSSAFSSANSLSALGNVAYQLGFNVANTLGIGNAPGLGAALSQAVSSVGVGASSSTYANVVSNAVGQFLAGQGVLNAANAGSLASSFASALSASAASVASSAAAQSASQSQAAASAFSRAASQSASQSAARSGAQSSSTTTTTSASGSQAASQSASSAASQASASSFAQASSASLAASSSFSSAFSSANSLSALGNVAYQLGFNVANTLGIGNAPGLGAALSQAVSSVGVGASSSTYANVVSNAVGQFLAGQGVLNAANAGSLASSFASALSASAASVASSAAAQSASQSQAAASAFSRAASQSASQSAARSGAQSSSTTTTTSASGSQAASQSASSAASQASASSFAQASSASLAASSSFSSAFSSANSLSALGNVAYQLGFNVANTLGIGNAPGLGAALSQAVSSVGVGASSSTYANVVSNAVGQFLAGQGVLNAANAGSLASSFASALSASAASVASSAAAQSASQSQAAASAFSRAASQSASQSAARSGAQSSSTTTTTSASGSQAASQSASSAASQASASSFAQASSASLAASSSFSSAFSSANSLSALGNVAYQLGFNVANTLGIGNAPGLGAALSQAVSSVGVGASSSTYANVVSNAVGQFLAGQGVLNAANAGSLASSFASALSASAASVASSAAAQSASQSQAAASAFSRAASQSASQSAARSGAQSSSTTTTTSASGSQAASQSASSAASQASASSFAQASSASLAASSSFSSAFSSANSLSALGNVAYQLGFNVANTLGIGNAPGLGAALSQAVSSVGVGASSSTYANVVSNAVGQFLAGQGVLNAANAGSLASSFASALSASAASVASSAAAQSASQSQAAASAFSRAASQSASQSAARSGAQSSSTTTTTSASGSQAASQSASSAASQASASSFAQASSASLAASSSFSSAFSSANSLSALGNVAYQLGFNVANTLGIGNAPGLGAALSQAVSSVGVGASSSTYANVVSNAVGQFLAGQGVLNAANAGSLASSFASALSASAASVASSAAAQSASQSQAAASAFSRAASQSASQSAARSGAQSSSTTTTTSASGSQAASQSASSAASQASASSFAQASSASLAASSSFSSAFSSANSLSALGNVAYQLGFNVANTLGIGNAPGLGAALSQAVSSVGVGASSSTYANVVSNAVGQFLAGQGVLNAANAGSLASSFASALSASAASVASSAAAQSASQSQAAASAFSRAASQSASQSAARSGAQSSSTTTTTSASGSQAASQSASSAASQASASSFAQASSASLAASSSFSSAFSSANSLSALGNVAYQLGFNVANTLGIGNAPGLGAALSQAVSSVGVGASSSTYANVVSNAVGQFLAGQGVLNAANAGSLASSFASALSASAASVASSAAAQSASQSQAAASAFSRAASQSASQSAARSGAQSSSTTTTTSASGSQAASQSASSAASQASASSFAQASSASLAASSSFSSAFSSANSLSALGNVAYQLGFNVANTLGIGNAPGLGAALSQAVSSVGVGASSSTYANVVSNAVGQFLAGQGVLNAANAGSLASSFASALSASAASVASSAAAQSASQSQAAASAFSRAASQSASQSAARSGAQSSSTTTTTSASGSQAASQSASSAASQASASSFAQASSASLAASSSFSSAFSSANSLSALGNVAYQLGFNVANTLGIGNAPGLGAALSQAVSSVGVGASSSTYANVVSNAVGQFLAGQGVLNAANAGSLASSFASALSASAASVASSAAAQSASQSQAAASAFSRAASQSASQSAARSGAQSSSTTTTTSASGSQAASQSASSAASQASASSFAQASSASLAASSSFSSAFSSANSLSALGNVAYQLGFNVANTLGIGNAPGLGAALSQAVSSVGVGASSSTYANVVSNAVGQFLAGQGVLNAANAGSLASSFASALSASAASVASSAAAQSASQSQAAASAFSRAASQSASQSAARSGAQSSSTTTTTSASGSQAASQSASSAASQASASSFAQASSASLAASSSFSSAFSSANSLSALGNVAYQLGFNVANTLGIGNAPGLGAALSQAVSSVGVGASSSTYANVVSNAVGQFLAGQGVLNAANAGSLASSFASALSTSAASVASSAAAQSASQSQAAASAFSRAASQSASQSAARSGAQSSSTTTTTSASGSQAASQSASSAASQASASSFAQASSASLAASSSFSSAFSSANSLSALGNVAYQLGFNVANTLGIGNAPGLGAALSQAVSSVGVGASSSTYANVVSNAVGQFLAGQGVLNAANAGSLASSFASALSASAASVASSAAAQSASQSQAAASAFSRAASQSASQSAARSGAQSSSTTTTTSASGSQAASQSASSAASQASASSFAQASSASLAASSSFSSAFSSANSLSALGNVAYQLGFNVANTLGIGNAPGLGAALSQAVSSVGVGASSSTYANVVSNAVGQFLAGQGVLNAANAGSLASSFASALSASAASVASSAAAQSASQSQAAASAFSRAASQSASQSAARSGAQSSSTTTTTSASGSQAASQSASSAASQASASSFAQASSASLAASSSFSSAFSSANSLSALGNVAYQLGFNVANTLGIGNAPGLGAALSQAVSSVGVGASSSTYANVVSNAVGQFLAGQGVLNAANAGSLASSFASALSASAASVASSAAAQSASQSQAAASAFSRAASQSASQSAARSGAQSSSTTTTTSASGSQAASQSASSAASQASASSFAQASSASLAASSSFSSAFSSANSLSALGNVAYQLGFNVANTLGIGNAPGLGAALSQAVSSVGVGASSSTYANVVSNAVGQFLAGQGVLNAANAGSLASSFASALSASAASVASSAAAQSASQSQAAASAFSRAASQSASQSAARSGAQSSSTTTTTSASGSQAASQSASSAASQASASSFAQASSASLAASSSFSSAFSSANSLSALGNVAYQLGFNVANTLGIGNAPGLGAALSQAVSSVGVGASSSTYANVVSNAVGQFLAGQGVLNAANAGSLASSFASALSASAASVASSAAAQSASQSQAAASAFSRAASQSASQSAARSGAQSSSTTTTTSASGSQAASQSASSAASQASASSFAQASSASLAASSSFSSAFSSANSLSALGNVAYQLGFNVANTLGIGNAPGLGAALSQAVSSVGVGASSSTYANVVSNAVGQFLAGQGVLNAANAGSLASSFASALSASAASVASSAAAQSASQSQAAASAFSRAASQSASQSAARSGAQSSSTTTTTSASGSQAASQSASSAASQASASSFAQASSASLAASSSFSSAFSSANSLSALGNVAYQLGFNVANTLGIGNAPGLGAALSQAVSSVGVGASSSTYANVVSNAVGQFLAGQGVLNAANAGSLASSFASALSNSALSIGSRVSSPSYGAFSPIAAGPNSISTGLNVGGASVGGPFATLSQSLPTSLQTALAPIVSSSGLGSSAATARVSSLANSIASAISSSGGSLSVPTFLNLLSSVGAQVSSSSSLSSSSEVTTQVLLEAIAALLQVINGAQITSVNFSNVSNVNRALVDSLVGSFA, from the coding sequence ATGATGTGGTTCACTACAGTAGCGTTCCTCTTATGCCTTTTAGGAGCAGTGTCGTCACAATCAGTTGCAGTTACAGCCGTTCCCTCAGTCTTCAGCAATCCAAATTTGGCCAGCGGCTTCCTTCAGTGTCTCACATTTGGAATCGGAAATTCTCCCGCATTTCCTACTCAAGAACAACAAGACTTGGATGCCCTTGCCCAGGTGATACTCAATGCCGTTTCAAGCAACACTGGCGCCACAGCATCGGCCAGAGCCCAGGCTTTAAGTACAGCACTTGCATCTTCTCTGACAGATCTGCTCATTGCAGAGTCGGCAAAAAGCAATTACAGCAATCAGCTGTCTGAACTAACAGGAATCCTCTCCGACTGTTTTATCCAAACTACTGGATCGGACAATCCAGCATTTGTGTCCAGAATTCAATCTCTCATTTCAGTGCTTTCCCAGAATGCAGATGTAAATATAATTTCCTCAGCAGGGATACCTTCAGTGTCAGGAAGAAGTGGAGCTAGTGGAGGATTCTCTAACGCCGCAAGCCAGTCCGCAAGCAGCGCTGCCTCGCAAGCAAGTGCCTCTTCATTCGCACAAGCATCCTCTGCTTCCCTTGCAGCCTCAAGTTCTTTCTCCAGTGCCTTCTCTTCGGCCAATTCCCTCTCAGCTCTCGGCAACGTTGCTTATCAATTAGGCTTCAACGTAGCTAACACTCTCGGTATCGGCAACGCTCCAGGCCTCGGTGCTGCCTTATCTCAAGCTGTCTCTTCAGTCGGCGTTGGAGCCAGTTCCAGCACGTACGCTAATGTCGTTTCCAATGCAGTTGGACAATTCTTAGCCGGTCAGGGCGTTTTGAACGCGGCCAATGCAGGTTCCCTTGCCTCCTCCTTTGCCAGTGCTCTCTCAGCATCCGCAGCATCCGTCGCATCCTCTGCAGCTGCGCAATCAGCATCCCAGAGTCAAGCAGCGGCCTCGGCATTCAGTCGAGCGGCGTCGCAGAGCGCCAGCCAGAGTGCTGCCCGATCAGGTGCACAGAGCTcttccaccaccaccaccacatcCGCCTCCGGAAGTCAAGCCGCAAGCCAGTCCGCAAGCAGCGCTGCCTCGCAAGCAAGTGCCTCTTCATTCGCACAAGCATCCTCTGCTTCCCTTGCAGCCTCAAGTTCTTTCTCCAGTGCCTTCTCTTCGGCCAATTCCCTCTCAGCTCTCGGCAACGTTGCTTATCAATTAGGCTTCAACGTAGCTAACACTCTCGGTATCGGCAACGCTCCAGGCCTCGGTGCTGCCTTATCTCAAGCTGTCTCTTCAGTCGGCGTTGGAGCCAGTTCCAGCACGTACGCTAATGTCGTTTCCAATGCAGTTGGACAATTCTTAGCCGGTCAGGGCGTTTTGAACGCGGCCAATGCAGGTTCCCTTGCCTCCTCCTTTGCCAGTGCTCTCTCAGCATCCGCAGCATCCGTCGCATCCTCTGCAGCTGCGCAATCAGCATCCCAGAGTCAAGCAGCGGCCTCGGCATTCAGTCGAGCGGCGTCGCAGAGCGCCAGCCAGAGTGCTGCCCGATCAGGTGCACAGAGCTcttccaccaccaccaccacatcCGCCTCCGGAAGTCAAGCCGCAAGCCAGTCCGCAAGCAGCGCTGCCTCGCAAGCAAGTGCCTCTTCATTCGCACAAGCATCCTCTGCTTCCCTTGCAGCCTCAAGTTCTTTCTCCAGTGCCTTCTCTTCGGCCAATTCCCTCTCAGCTCTCGGCAACGTTGCTTATCAATTAGGCTTCAACGTAGCTAACACTCTCGGTATCGGCAACGCTCCAGGCCTCGGTGCTGCCTTATCTCAAGCTGTCTCTTCAGTCGGCGTTGGAGCCAGTTCCAGCACGTACGCTAATGTCGTTTCCAATGCAGTTGGACAATTCTTAGCCGGTCAGGGCGTTTTGAACGCGGCCAATGCAGGTTCCCTTGCCTCCTCCTTTGCCAGTGCTCTCTCAGCATCCGCAGCATCCGTCGCATCCTCTGCAGCTGCGCAATCAGCATCCCAGAGTCAAGCAGCGGCCTCGGCATTCAGTCGAGCGGCGTCGCAGAGCGCCAGCCAGAGTGCTGCCCGATCAGGTGCACAGAGCTcttccaccaccaccaccacatcCGCCTCCGGAAGTCAAGCCGCAAGCCAGTCCGCAAGCAGCGCTGCCTCGCAAGCAAGTGCCTCTTCATTCGCACAAGCATCCTCTGCTTCCCTTGCAGCCTCAAGTTCTTTCTCCAGTGCCTTCTCTTCGGCCAATTCCCTCTCAGCTCTCGGCAACGTTGCTTATCAATTAGGCTTCAACGTAGCTAACACTCTCGGTATCGGCAACGCTCCAGGCCTCGGTGCTGCCTTATCTCAAGCTGTCTCTTCAGTCGGCGTTGGAGCCAGTTCCAGCACGTACGCTAATGTCGTTTCCAATGCAGTTGGACAATTCTTAGCCGGTCAGGGCGTTTTGAACGCGGCCAATGCAGGTTCCCTTGCCTCCTCCTTTGCCAGTGCTCTCTCAGCATCCGCAGCATCCGTCGCATCCTCTGCAGCTGCGCAATCAGCATCCCAGAGTCAAGCAGCGGCCTCGGCATTCAGTCGAGCGGCGTCGCAGAGCGCCAGCCAGAGTGCTGCCCGATCAGGTGCACAGAGCTcttccaccaccaccaccacatcCGCCTCCGGAAGTCAAGCCGCAAGCCAGTCCGCAAGCAGCGCTGCCTCGCAAGCAAGTGCCTCTTCATTCGCACAAGCATCCTCTGCTTCCCTTGCAGCCTCAAGTTCTTTCTCCAGTGCCTTCTCTTCGGCCAATTCCCTCTCAGCTCTCGGCAACGTTGCTTATCAATTAGGCTTCAACGTAGCTAACACTCTCGGTATCGGCAACGCTCCAGGCCTCGGTGCTGCCTTATCTCAAGCTGTCTCTTCAGTCGGCGTTGGAGCCAGTTCCAGCACGTACGCTAATGTCGTTTCCAATGCAGTTGGACAATTCTTAGCCGGTCAGGGCGTTTTGAACGCGGCCAATGCAGGTTCCCTTGCCTCCTCCTTTGCCAGTGCTCTCTCAGCATCCGCAGCATCCGTCGCATCCTCTGCAGCTGCGCAATCAGCATCCCAGAGTCAAGCAGCGGCCTCGGCATTCAGTCGAGCGGCGTCGCAGAGCGCCAGCCAGAGTGCTGCCCGATCAGGGGCACAGAGCTcttccaccaccaccaccacatcCGCCTCCGGAAGTCAAGCCGCAAGCCAGTCCGCAAGCAGCGCTGCCTCGCAAGCAAGTGCCTCTTCATTCGCACAAGCATCCTCTGCTTCCCTTGCAGCCTCAAGTTCTTTCTCCAGTGCCTTCTCTTCGGCCAATTCCCTCTCAGCTCTCGGCAACGTTGCTTATCAATTAGGCTTCAACGTAGCTAACACTCTCGGTATCGGCAACGCTCCAGGCCTCGGTGCTGCCTTATCTCAAGCTGTCTCTTCAGTCGGCGTTGGAGCCAGTTCCAGCACGTACGCTAATGTCGTTTCCAATGCAGTTGGACAATTCTTAGCCGGTCAGGGCGTTTTGAACGCGGCCAATGCAGGTTCCCTTGCCTCCTCCTTTGCCAGTGCTCTCTCAGCATCCGCAGCATCCGTCGCATCCTCTGCAGCTGCGCAATCAGCATCCCAGAGTCAAGCAGCGGCCTCGGCATTCAGTCGAGCGGCGTCGCAGAGCGCCAGCCAGAGTGCTGCCCGATCAGGTGCACAGAGCTcttccaccaccaccaccacatcCGCCTCCGGAAGTCAAGCCGCAAGCCAGTCCGCAAGCAGCGCTGCCTCGCAAGCAAGTGCCTCTTCATTCGCACAAGCATCCTCTGCTTCCCTTGCAGCCTCAAGTTCTTTCTCCAGTGCCTTCTCTTCGGCCAATTCCCTCTCAGCTCTCGGCAACGTTGCTTATCAATTAGGCTTCAACGTAGCTAACACTCTCGGTATCGGCAACGCTCCAGGCCTCGGTGCTGCCTTATCTCAAGCTGTCTCTTCAGTCGGCGTTGGAGCCAGTTCCAGCACGTACGCTAATGTCGTTTCCAATGCAGTTGGACAATTCTTAGCCGGTCAGGGCGTTTTGAACGCGGCCAATGCAGGTTCCCTTGCCTCCTCCTTTGCCAGTGCTCTCTCAGCATCCGCAGCATCCGTCGCATCCTCTGCAGCTGCGCAATCAGCATCCCAGAGTCAAGCAGCGGCCTCGGCATTCAGTCGAGCGGCGTCGCAGAGCGCCAGCCAGAGTGCTGCCCGATCAGGTGCACAGAGCTcttccaccaccaccaccacatcCGCCTCCGGAAGTCAAGCCGCAAGCCAGTCCGCAAGCAGCGCTGCCTCGCAAGCAAGTGCCTCTTCATTCGCACAAGCATCCTCTGCTTCCCTTGCAGCCTCAAGTTCTTTCTCCAGTGCCTTCTCTTCGGCCAATTCCCTCTCAGCTCTCGGCAACGTTGCTTATCAATTAGGCTTCAACGTAGCTAACACTCTCGGTATCGGCAACGCTCCAGGCCTCGGTGCTGCCTTATCTCAAGCTGTCTCTTCAGTCGGCGTTGGAGCCAGTTCCAGCACGTACGCTAATGTCGTTTCCAATGCAGTTGGACAATTCTTAGCCGGTCAGGGCGTTTTGAACGCGGCCAATGCAGGTTCCCTTGCCTCCTCCTTTGCCAGTGCTCTCTCAGCATCCGCAGCATCCGTCGCATCCTCTGCAGCTGCGCAATCAGCATCCCAGAGTCAAGCAGCGGCCTCGGCATTCAGTCGAGCGGCGTCGCAGAGCGCCAGCCAGAGTGCTGCCCGATCAGGGGCACAGAGCTcttccaccaccaccaccacatcCGCCTCCGGAAGTCAAGCCGCAAGCCAGTCCGCAAGCAGCGCTGCCTCGCAAGCAAGTGCCTCTTCATTCGCACAAGCATCCTCTGCTTCCCTTGCAGCCTCAAGTTCTTTCTCCAGTGCCTTCTCTTCGGCCAATTCCCTCTCAGCTCTCGGCAACGTTGCTTATCAATTAGGCTTCAACGTAGCTAACACTCTCGGTATCGGCAACGCTCCAGGCCTCGGTGCTGCCTTATCTCAAGCTGTCTCTTCAGTCGGCGTTGGAGCCAGTTCCAGCACGTACGCTAATGTCGTTTCCAATGCAGTTGGACAATTCTTAGCCGGTCAGGGCGTTTTGAACGCGGCCAATGCAGGTTCCCTTGCCTCCTCCTTTGCCAGTGCTCTCTCAGCATCCGCAGCATCCGTCGCATCCTCTGCAGCTGCGCAATCAGCATCCCAGAGTCAAGCAGCGGCCTCGGCATTCAGTCGAGCGGCGTCGCAGAGCGCCAGCCAGAGTGCTGCCCGATCAGGTGCACAGAGCTcttccaccaccaccaccacatcCGCCTCCGGAAGTCAAGCCGCAAGCCAGTCCGCAAGCAGCGCTGCCTCGCAAGCAAGTGCCTCTTCATTCGCACAAGCATCCTCTGCTTCCCTTGCAGCCTCAAGTTCTTTCTCCAGTGCCTTCTCTTCGGCCAATTCCCTCTCAGCTCTCGGCAACGTTGCTTATCAATTAGGCTTCAACGTAGCTAACACTCTCGGTATCGGCAACGCTCCAGGCCTCGGTGCTGCCTTATCTCAAGCTGTCTCTTCAGTCGGCGTTGGAGCCAGTTCCAGCACGTACGCTAATGTCGTTTCCAATGCAGTTGGACAATTCTTAGCCGGTCAGGGCGTTTTGAACGCGGCCAATGCAGGTTCCCTTGCCTCCTCCTTTGCCAGTGCTCTCTCAGCATCCGCAGCATCCGTCGCATCCTCTGCAGCTGCGCAATCAGCATCCCAGAGTCAAGCAGCGGCCTCGGCATTCAGTCGAGCGGCGTCGCAGAGCGCCAGCCAGAGTGCTGCCCGATCAGGTGCACAGAGCTcttccaccaccaccaccacatcCGCCTCCGGAAGTCAAGCCGCAAGCCAGTCCGCAAGCAGCGCTGCCTCGCAAGCAAGTGCCTCTTCATTCGCACAAGCATCCTCTGCTTCCCTTGCAGCCTCAAGTTCTTTCTCCAGTGCCTTCTCTTCGGCCAATTCCCTCTCAGCTCTCGGCAACGTTGCTTATCAATTAGGCTTCAACGTAGCTAACACTCTCGGTATCGGCAACGCTCCAGGCCTCGGTGCTGCCTTATCTCAAGCTGTCTCTTCAGTCGGCGTTGGAGCCAGTTCCAGCACGTACGCTAATGTCGTTTCCAATGCAGTTGGACAATTCTTAGCCGGTCAGGGCGTTTTGAACGCGGCCAATGCAGGTTCCCTTGCCTCCTCCTTTGCCAGTGCTCTCTCAGCATCCGCAGCATCCGTCGCATCCTCTGCAGCTGCGCAATCAGCATCCCAGAGTCAAGCAGCGGCCTCGGCATTCAGTCGAGCGGCGTCGCAGAGCGCCAGCCAGAGTGCTGCCCGATCAGGTGCACAGAGCTcttccaccaccaccaccacatcCGCCTCCGGAAGTCAAGCCGCAAGCCAGTCCGCAAGCAGCGCTGCCTCGCAAGCAAGTGCCTCTTCATTCGCACAAGCATCCTCTGCTTCCCTTGCAGCCTCAAGTTCTTTCTCCAGTGCCTTCTCTTCGGCCAATTCCCTCTCAGCTCTCGGCAACGTTGCTTATCAATTAGGCTTCAACGTAGCTAACACTCTCGGTATCGGCAACGCTCCAGGCCTCGGTGCTGCCTTATCTCAAGCTGTCTCTTCAGTCGGCGTTGGAGCCAGTTCCAGCACGTACGCTAATGTCGTTTCCAATGCAGTTGGACAATTCTTAGCCGGCCAGGGCGTTTTGAACGCGGCCAATGCAGGTTCCCTTGCCTCCTCCTTTGCCAGTGCTCTCTCAACATCCGCAGCATCCGTCGCATCCTCTGCAGCTGCGCAATCAGCATCCCAGAGTCAAGCAGCGGCCTCGGCATTCAGTCGAGCGGCGTCGCAGAGCGCCAGCCAGAGTGCTGCCCGATCAGGGGCACAGAGCTcttccaccaccaccaccacatcCGCCTCCGGAAGTCAAGCCGCAAGCCAGTCCGCAAGCAGCGCTGCCTCGCAAGCAAGTGCCTCTTCATTCGCACAAGCATCCTCTGCTTCCCTTGCAGCCTCAAGTTCTTTCTCCAGTGCCTTCTCTTCGGCCAATTCCCTCTCAGCTCTCGGCAACGTTGCTTATCAATTAGGCTTCAACGTAGCTAACACTCTCGGTATCGGCAACGCTCCAGGCCTCGGTGCTGCCTTATCTCAAGCTGTCTCTTCAGTCGGCGTTGGAGCCAGTTCCAGCACGTACGCTAATGTCGTTTCCAATGCAGTTGGACAATTCTTAGCCGGTCAGGGCGTTTTGAACGCGGCCAATGCAGGTTCCCTTGCCTCCTCCTTTGCCAGTGCTCTCTCAGCATCCGCAGCATCCGTCGCATCCTCTGCAGCTGCGCAATCAGCATCCCAGAGTCAAGCAGCGGCCTCGGCATTCAGTCGAGCGGCGTCGCAGAGCGCCAGCCAGAGTGCTGCCCGATCAGGTGCACAGAGCTcttccaccaccaccaccacatcCGCCTCCGGAAGTCAAGCCGCAAGCCAGTCCGCAAGCAGCGCTGCCTCGCAAGCAAGTGCCTCTTCATTCGCACAAGCATCCTCTGCTTCCCTTGCAGCCTCAAGTTCTTTCTCCAGTGCCTTCTCTTCGGCCAATTCCCTCTCAGCTCTCGGCAACGTTGCTTATCAATTAGGCTTCAACGTAGCTAACACTCTCGGTATCGGCAACGCTCCAGGCCTCGGTGCTGCCTTATCTCAAGCTGTCTCTTCAGTCGGCGTTGGAGCCAGTTCCAGCACGTACGCTAATGTCGTTTCCAATGCAGTTGGACAATTCTTAGCCGGTCAGGGCGTTTTGAACGCGGCCAATGCAGGTTCCCTTGCCTCCTCCTTTGCCAGTGCTCTCTCAGCATCCGCAGCATCCGTCGCATCCTCTGCAGCTGCGCAATCAGCATCCCAGAGTCAAGCAGCGGCCTCGGCATTCAGTCGAGCGGCGTCGCAGAGCGCCAGCCAGAGTGCTGCCCGATCAGGTGCACAGAGCTcttccaccaccaccaccacatcCGCCTCCGGAAGTCAAGCCGCAAGCCAGTCCGCAAGCAGCGCTGCCTCGCAAGCAAGTGCCTCTTCATTCGCACAAGCATCCTCTGCTTCCCTTGCAGCCTCAAGTTCTTTCTCCAGTGCCTTCTCTTCGGCCAATTCCCTCTCAGCTCTCGGCAACGTTGCTTATCAATTAGGCTTCAACGTAGCTAACACTCTCGGTATCGGCAACGCTCCAGGCCTCGGTGCTGCCTTATCTCAAGCTGTCTCTTCAGTCGGCGTTGGAGCCAGTTCCAGCACGTACGCTAATGTCGTTTCCAATGCAGTTGGACAATTCTTAGCCGGTCAGGGCGTTTTGAACGCGGCCAATGCAGGTTCCCTTGCCTCCTCCTTTGCCAGTGCTCTCTCAGCATCCGCAGCATCCGTCGCATCCTCTGCAGCTGCGCAATCAGCATCCCAGAGTCAAGCAGCGGCCTCGGCATTCAGTCGAGCGGCGTCGCAGAGCGCCAGCCAGAGTGCTGCCCGATCAGGGGCACAGAGCTcttccaccaccaccaccacatcCGCCTCCGGAAGTCAAGCCGCAAGCCAGTCCGCAAGCAGCGCTGCCTCGCAAGCAAGTGCCTCTTCATTCGCACAAGCATCCTCTGCTTCCCTTGCAGCCTCAAGTTCTTTCTCCAGTGCCTTCTCTTCGGCCAATTCCCTCTCAGCTCTCGGCAACGTTGCTTATCAATTAGGCTTCAACGTAGCTAACACTCTCGGTATCGGCAACGCTCCAGGCCTCGGTGCTGCCTTATCTCAAGCTGTCTCTTCAGTCGGCGTTGGAGCCAGTTCCAGCACGTACGCTAATGTCGTTTCCAATGCAGTTGGACAATTCTTAGCCGGTCAGGGCGTTTTGAACGCGGCCAATGCAGGTTCCCTTGCCTCCTCCTTTGCCAGTGCTCTCTCAGCATCCGCAGCATCCGTCGCATCCTCTGCAGCTGCGCAATCAGCATCCCAGAGTCAAGCAGCGGCCTCGGCATTCAGTCGAGCGGCGTCGCAGAGCGCCAGCCAGAGTGCTGCCCGATCAGGTGCACAGAGCTcttccaccaccaccaccacatcCGCCTCCGGAAGTCAAGCCGCAAGCCAGTCCGCAAGCAGCGCTGCCTCGCAAGCAAGTGCCTCTTCATTCGCACAAGCATCCTCTGCTTCCCTTGCAGCCTCAAGTTCTTTCTCCAGTGCCTTCTCTTCGGCCAATTCCCTCTCAGCTCTCGGCAACGTTGCTTATCAATTAGGCTTCAACGTAGCTAACACTCTCGGTATCGGCAACGCTCCAGGCCTCGGTGCTGCCTTATCTCAAGCTGTCTCTTCAGTCGGCGTTGGAGCCAGTTCCAGCACGTACGCTAATGTCGTTTCCAATGCAGTTGGACAATTCTTAGCCGGTCAGGGCGTTTTGAACGCGGCCAATGCAGGTTCCCTTGCCTCCTCCTTTGCCAGTGCTCTCTCAGCATCCGCAGCATCCGTCGCATCCTCTGCAGCTGCGCAATCAGCATCCCAGAGTCAAGCAGCGGCCTCGGCATTCAGTCGAGCGGCGTCGCAGAGCGCCAGCCAGAGTGCTGCCCGATCAGGTGCACAGAGCTcttccaccaccaccaccacatcCGCCTCCGGAAGTCAAGCCGCAAGCCAGTCCGCAAGCAGCGCTGCCTCGCAAGCAAGTGCCTCTTCATTCGCACAAGCATCCTCTGCTTCCCTTGCAGCCTCAAGTTCTTTCTCCAGTGCCTTCTCTTCGGCCAATTCCCTCTCAGCTCTCGGCAACGTTGCTTATCAATTAGGCTTCAACGTAGCTAACACTCTCGGTATCGGCAACGCTCCAGGCCTCGGTGCTGCCTTATCTCAAGCTGTCTCTTCAGTCGGCGTTGGAGCCAGTTCCAGCACGTACGCTAATGTCGTTTCCAATGCAGTTGGACAATTCTTAGCCGGTCAGGGCGTTTTGAACGCGGCCAATGCAGGTTCCCTTGCCTCCTCCTTTGCCAGTGCTCTCTCAGCATCCGCAGCATCCGTCGCATCCTCTGCAGCTGCGCAATCAGCATCCCAGAGTCAAGCAGCGGCCTCGGCATTCAGTCGAGCGGCGTCGCAGAGCGCCAGCCAGAGTGCTGCCCGATCAGGGGCACAGAGCTcttccaccaccaccaccacatcCGCCTCCGGAAGTCAAGCCGCAAGCCAGTCCGCAAGCAGCGCTGCCTCGCAAGCAAGTGCCTCTTCATTCGCACAAGCATCCTCTGCTTCCCTTGCAGCCTCAAGTTCTTTCTCCAGTGCCTTCTCTTCGGCCAATTCCCTCTCAGCTCTCGGCAACGTTGCTTATCAATTAGGCTTCAACGTAGCTAACACTCTCGGTATCGGCAACGCTCCAGGCCTCGGTGCTGCCTTATCTCAAGCTGTCTCTTCAGTCGGCGTTGGAGCCAGTTCCAGCACGTACGCTAATGTCGTTTCCAATGCAGTTGGGCAATTCTTAGCCGGTCAGGGCGTTTTGAACGCGGCCAATGCAGGTTCCCTTGCCTCCTCCTTTGCCAGTGCTCTATCAAATTCCGCTCTTTCAATTGGTAGTCGCGTCAGTTCTCCTTCTTATGGCGCCTTTAGTCCTATTGCAGCTGGTCCCAATTCTATTTCCACTGGCCTTAATGTCGGTGGTGCTTCGGTCGGCGGGCCTTTTGCCACCCTTAGTCAATCGTTGCCCACGAGCCTTCAAACTGCTTTAGCTCCTATTGTTTCTTCTTCAGGCTTAGGCTCCTCTGCTGCCACTGCCAGGGTGAGTAGTTTAGCCAACTCCATTGCTTCTGCGATTTCTTCATCTGGAGGTTCCCTCAGTGTTCCAACCTTCTTGAATCTTCTCTCATCCGTCGGGGCCCAAGTTAGTAGTAGCAGTTCTTTGAGTTCTTCCTCGGAAGTTACAACCCAAGTTTTACTTGAAGCTATTGCGGCGCTCTTGCAAGTTATCAACGGGGCTCAAATAACttcagttaatttttcaaatgtttcgaATGTAAACCGAGCACTTGTAGATTCTCTTGTAGGTTCAtttgcttaa